The following nucleotide sequence is from Tardiphaga sp. 709.
CCCGGCGCAGGCGCACGTCCGTAACCTGGCGCCCAGGCCCAGCCGACCAGCGTATCCTTGCCGATGTGGTCGATCAGATCCTCGACCTTGCGGCCGCCATTGCGTGCGGGGTCTTTGATCTGCGCGCAGATCTCGGCGACGGTCTTGCCTTCCCATGCCATCTCGCGCGGCGCGAGGTGCCATTCGTGATGACCGGGGATGCGGCCGGGTTCGAAATTGGCGTCCTTGTGACAGGAGTTGCAGCGCATCGCCGCAGTGCCGTGACCATCGGGCCCGCGCGTGACAGGCGGCTGATGCAGACGGCGCGCATCGCCCTGCCGCGGCACGTCGCCGGCGGGATGGCAGTTCACGCAGCGCGGATGCGTCAGCACCTTGCCGAGTTCGGTGAAGATCGCCGCCGAGCGCGCATTGGTATCGGCGATGCCATTGAAACTCTCCGGGCTCGCCAGCCCTTTCGACGCGCCCTGCCCGGCCGCATAGGCCGTGAGCATGCTCATCCCAAGCGTCGCGACGACAACCAGCGTTTTGACGCGCGTCTCGGCTCTCATCCGCGCGGCTCCTGAATGAGATAGCGCTTCGCATCGCTGAGGATCACGGCCTCATGATATTTGACGTAGCCGGTGCAACGACACAGATGCCCATCGAGCGCTTCGACGATACGTTCTTCAAGGCCCGCGCGCGGCACAGGCGTCTTGGCCATCTGCTCGAGCAGCACCTGCCCCTCATTGAGGAAGCCGGCGGTGCAATAGCCACACTGGAACGCGAAATGCCTGATGAAGGCCTTCTGCAACGGCGACAGTTCGCCGTTCTTGGCGTGGCCCTCGACCGTGCGAATGGCCTTGCCATGGAAGCTTGCCGCCGAGGTCACGCAGGTCGGATTGGTGTGGCAGCTGCCATCGGGCTCGTCGACTATCACGACACAGCTCAGGCACTGCGCGGCGCCGCAGCCGAATTTGGTGCCGGTCATGCCCAGATATTCACGCAGGAAGTCGTTCATGGAGAGATCGTCGCGCACCTCGGTGGGCGCATGGACCTGTCCGTTGATGGTGATGCCCAGTGTCGTCACGCGAGCGCTCCCTTGAGCATGGCCTGTGTCACCGGCAACGCTGCGAAGCGGTGTCCGATGGCGTCATGGATGGCGTTGAGCAATGCCGGCACGATGGGGATCATCACCACCTCGGCCATGCCCTTCGGTAATTCGTCCGGCGTCAGCGGCGGCATCAGCTCGATCTCGACGTCGCGCAGCGACAGATCGGATCCTCGCGCCACCAGATACTGACCGAGATTCCATTGTCCGTTACCGGGCCCGCCCTCGAACGGCGGCAGCGTTTCCAGCAGCGTATAGCTGACGCCCATGGCGAAGCCGCCCTGTGCCTGGCCAAGCACAACCTCCGGCACCAGCGCCTGCCCGCATTCGAATGCGGTATAGGCTTTGGCGATGCGTAGCGCGCCGGTCGCTTTCTCGATCTCGACACGCACCGTTGCGCCGCATGCCGATGTATAGGCCGTACCCATCCGGTTGTTGTCGGTCGGCGGGAAAAGCACGCTGGTGCGGTTGATGCGCGTGAACTTGCCAGCGCCACGACGCAGCGCGAGCCCGTCGATCTCGGCGCGATACTGTTCGCTGCCGATGGGGAAACGCGCGCGTGCCCACGCCCAGCGCGAGAACCCATGGGCCACAGCGCCGGTGACGAGATTGCGCGCATGCGCCGTCGCGGCGAGTTTCGCCAAGGGCAGCGACGGCAGGCCCACCATTGTGAGCAGCCCGTCCTTCCACTCCGCCTTGGCAAAGTCCCTGGCCCGCGGATCGCGCGGGCCGATATTCCAGAGCGCCAGCGCCGCCGGCCACAGACCGAAGCGGAAGATCGCCCGCGCTGCTTCTGCCGCCGCATGCGTTCCGACATGGGCGCCGATGGAGGCTGAGGTGGCCGAACTGATCGATGGCACCCAGCGCGGATCCTTCTCGGCCTTGTCTTGGGTCTTCTGATCCATGGTGTAGCAATCGCCGGAGGTCACCAACTCCAGCGCATCGAACACGCCGACCTGCGACACCGCCACCTCGTCGGCGATGCTGCCGAGATGCAATGCGACGCGATTGGCCAGCGCCGTGCCGATACCGTTGCCCATCTCCACATGGTCGCAGAAGATCGCGATCCTGCCGTCGGGGCTGAGCTCGACGCGACCGTTCGAACTATCACCGCCGGTGCCGTAATCCTTGGTCACGCAGGCCACGCCCGTTCCGACCAGCACGCCGCTCGCGGCACGCGCCTTCTCCGCCGCACGCTGTTGCCAGATCGGGTGCTGCTCGAGCTTGTCGAGAACCTCTAGGCTCCGCACCGAGACGATATAGGGATTGCCGGTCATGGTGCGGCCATCCTGCTTCAGGGCATTGCGTCGCCGGAAGTCGATGGGATCGAGCTTTAGCGCATGCGCCGCTTCGTCGATCAGAACTTCCAGCGCAGTCATGGTCTGCAGCGAGCCGTAACCGCGCATCGAGCCCGCGGTCACGCCGCGGGTATGCTGCGCCACTGTCGTGACATCGACCTTGGGCACGTCATAGATGCCGATCGCGGCCGTCGCGGCGCAGGTGGCGACATTGGCCGAGAAATTGGCGAGACCGCCGCCATCAAGCACGTGATCGGCGGCGAACGCTGTGATCTTGCCGGAAGCCCGATCGACAGACATGCGCGACCGCATCTTGATGGCGTGGCGTTTGATGCCTGCCTGAAACTGCTGATAGCGATCATGCGCCAGCCGCACCGGACGGTCCGGGAAGAACATCGCCGCCAGCGTCACATACAGAATGAAGGGCGTATGGTCGCGGCCGCCGAAGCCGCCGCCGACATAGGCGAATTGGGCGTTGATCTCGCTCGGCTTGAACGGCGCTTTCGCCTCGCCGAGCAGAAACGCAATTGATTCCGCCGCCTCGTAGGGCGACTGCACGCCCAGCACCAGTTCGAGCGCCTTGTCCTTTGCGCTGTACCAGCCCAGCCCGCATTCCGGCTCCAGAAACATCGGATCGACAGACTGCGTATCGAAGGTGCGATCCAGCACCAGCGCCGAAGACTCGCTGGCGGCGATCTCGGCACGGATCCGGTCGCCATAGACCGCAGCCTTCTCGTAACCCGTCTCGTTCTTGTGCGCGGTCGAGGACCATACCGGCAGCGCGGACGCCTGGGTACGGCCGGGCGTGACCCAACCGGCCAGGACTGGCGAATAGACATCGGGCGCATCGGGTGTCGCGCCGGCAACGCGGGTGAAACGATACGCCGCATAGTTCGGCAGTTCGATCGGACCCGTCTCCTCGCCAAACTGCACGAAAGTGCCATCGCGCAAGGCGATCCGCGCGCGGTCATAGCTGTCGAACGTTTCGAAGATCAGCAACGCAACGGGCTGGCCCATATAGAGCGGCGTCTTGCCGACCGGGCAAAACAGATCGCCCTCATAGAAGGCTGGCACGCGGGCGTTGATCCTGGCGAGATCCGCTGCGGTGACGATCACCGTCGGCTTCAGCGCGCCGCTCAGCCGCGCGAGATCCATACCGAGATAGACATGGGTGGCATCGGGCGCGCGCACCAGAATGGCGTGCGAGGTTTTCTCGGGCCAGCCCGGCAGGTCATTCGCCCGGAAATCCGACGCATAGAGTTTCGAGCCGGTGACCTTGGCGACGCCATCGACACGACCGGCACCGCCGATAGCGGGATTCAACTTGCCCCGCCCCGGCAGTGTCTCGCGTGCCGGGAACGCCACCGGCTCCGCCGCAGCCAGATGCGACAGGCTGAGCGAAATACCGCCCACCGATACCCATTTCATGAACTCGCGACGCGAAGTCCGCATGCTTCCACCCCTGATCGACAGCCGTCCGCCGCTGCGCCTATTACTTGAGATCGGCGATGGTGGCCGGCCCCGGTCCGGTCGTGATCAGCGTCGGCCACTGGTTCGAGCCGAACGGCACCACCGGCGGCAGGAACGGCGTCATGCCGCGCTTGGCGCTCTCGGCGATGATAGCTGCGCGGGCGTCGCCCCCCATCAATTCATAATCCATCAGGTGATAGTTGCCGAAGAACAGCGAGCCCACCGAGCGATCGGCGATGATGCGGGTCAGCGACTCCAGCATGTCGGCTTGCGTGGTGGTGAATGACACGGTTTCGATCAGCAACAACCGATCATTGATGGCTTCCGGCGGGAAGAACTGCGCCAACACGCTGAACAGCACGTTGTTCTGCCGTGCCACGTAAATCGTATTGCTCGCGGCATAGGCCTTGTCCCAATCGGGACCCAGCATCTTCTTCCAGTCGCCCAGCACGGTCATCCAGTGATTGACCTGGGTCTGCGCGGCCCAGGCCACGTTCTTCGTAAGGAACGGCGCCTGCTTCTTGCCAAATGTCTCCAGCGTATCGAAGGGGATGACGCCCTTGGCGATGCACTCGTCCATGAAAGCCAGGTTGTTCTGCAGAATGGTGCGGTTGTTGTCGCGCCAATCGGCCTGCATCGGCGTGAGATCGAGGCCATCCAGCGCCGACTGCATGCGGCTGCGATAGGCCTTCATCGAACCGAGCCAGGATTTGTTATCGGGATTGTTCACATAGGGGCCGACCACCTCGGCCAGTGCCATGGTGCTGTGGCCGACCGACTTGAGCAGTTGATAGACCATTGGCACCGAAGGCGCATCGACCGGCGGCTTGCCGGGCTGGTACAACGTGAACTTGCCGCCGGCGCCGGAGAACAGACCGAGGATCACGGGATGTTTGGCGAGGATATTGGCGCGGAAGACTTTCGCTGCATCGCCATAGAGCTCGAACATGCCGGTATTGAGCGCGAGCATGTCCTTGGTGGCGGTCTCGGCAGGCGTTGTCGCAGTCAACCCGGAAATCGGCGCCATGTAGGATGGCAGGGTCTGGGCATGGACGGCGCTGACGCCCCCCAACAGGACAGCCGCAAGGGCGACAGCGTGGCGATACGTCATATCCGGACTCCTCCGAGTCATCTTGGCGATTGCTACTGTCACGACTAGCGCAGCACATCTTAAAAATCTGCTTTTGCCATTCAGCAGAATCGTCGCGACATAGTTGATGAAAGCAAACACGCCGTGACGGGCGGAATGCTCTCGAATGCGACTGAACTGGATAAGAAAAACGCTACGAGATCACGCCATGCGCTGGTGGTTCAAGGCTACACGCAATTGCGTGACACCGGAATTGGTTCGCGATCCGGAATACGCAGCGCGTAGCGGTTTTTCGTTCGCCTGTAGCGGAAGGCTGGACGCTCGAAACAGGCCGGGTTATTTTCACGGCACGTAGGTAAGCACCACTAACAGAGCTGTATGGCTCCGGGCGTCGAAGGGGAGCGCATGGCAAAAAAGACGCCCAGCACATCGACGGAGATCAACGAGGCAGGTTCTCCCTCCGCGCTGATCGACACGAAGATCAAGGAGCTGGGTGACTGGCGCGGTGAGATGCTCGCTTCCGTCCGAAAGATCATCAGGCAGGCCGTCCCCGACGTGGTCGAGGAATGGAAGTGGCGCGGCGTTCCGGTCTGGGAACACGCGGGCATCATCTGCACCGGCGAGACCTACAAGGCGGTCGTGAAGATGACCTTCGCGAAGGGCGCATCGCTCGATGACCCGTCAGGCCTGTTCAACTCCAGCCTCGACGGCAACACCCGCCGCGCCATCGATATTCATGAAGGCGACAAGATCAACGAAAAGGCGCTGAAGGCGCTCATCTGCGCCGCGGCGGCGCTGAACACGTCAACCAGGAAGAAGCCAAAGAAAGCGTGAGCGTCGTTATCTGGGGACCGGCCATGACAGGTCGTAGGACATCACATAGATGACGATCGCAGCCAGACACAGAACAACACCGATCCAGAACAGCGGCGAATGATGGACGGGGCGGCGGCGCGCGGCGTCGTCTCTCTGTTCGTCTTTCATTCGTCCTCCATTCCGGCGCCAAATACCTCAATCGCTCGAATTGTCGCGCGACACTCTGACACGCTGCCTGCGCCCACTGAAGCACGCATTGTCGCACCATTCGCAGGAAAGGTACGCATGCGGCAGGGCGCGATTCGACGCAACGATGATGGACTATCCGCACTGCTCCAGCCTGCGCGGCCGACCGCTGTCGTCGATATCGGTGCCAATCCCATTGACGGTGACCCGCCCTACAAGCCGATGCTGCAAAGCGGACTTTGCCGCGTGACCGGTTTCGATCCGCATCCGCAGGCATTGGCGCAACTGCAGGCACGCAAGGGCGCGTTTGAGACCTATCTTCCTTATGCCGTCGGCGATGGCGGCAGCCATACGCTGAACATCTGCCGCGGCATCGGCTTTGCCAGCCTGCTGCAGCCTGAACCCAAAACACTCACGCACTTTCCGAATTTTACCGAGCTCGGACGTGTCGTCGACAGGCTCCCGCTCGATACACGGCGGCTCGACGATATCGCCGAGATCGAGCACGTCGATCTCTTGAAGATCGACATTCAGGGTGGCGAACTGTCGGTGTTCAGGAACGGTCACAGCAAACTGGCCAAGGCTGTCGCCATTCAGACCGAAGTCTCCTTCGTGCCGCTCTATGAGAAGCAGCCGGTGTTCGGCGACATCGATCTCGAACTGCGCAGCCTCGGCTTCATTCCGCACATGTTCGCGGCCATCAACAAGAAGATGATTGCGCCGATGATGGGCCCCAACCCTGCTGCTGCCATCAATCAACTCGTCGAGGCCGACGTCGTCTATGTCCGGGATTTCATCCAGGCGGAGGCGATGGATAGCGAGCAGCTCAAGCACCTCGCGCTGATCGCGCATCATTGCTACGGCTCGTTCGATCTGGCGCTGAATTGTGTGCATCATCTGGCCAGCCGCGGTGCCGTCGCGCCCGATGCCAAGAACCGCTATATCGCCCTGCTCCAGGCCAATCGCCCCAAAGTAGCTGGCGGCAGACTTTAAACTTCTCCGGTTCCGACGTAACATGGCGTCCGGCGCAGAGAACGCGCCGATGCGTGCATCATCTTTCCAGCCAGAACCACGGGTCAGACCATGCTTTCACGGCGCCGCCTTTTGCTGACTGCAGGACTGGCGGTCGCCTGCCCCGCAGTCCTGCGCGCCGAACCGCTGAAGATGCGTCTCGCCCATAGTCTGCCGACCACCCATCCCGTCCACCCGGCCATGCAGCACTTTGCCGACCTGGCGCGCGAGCGTTCGCAGGGCGAACTCGACATCGCGCTGTTTGCGGACGGGCAGCTCGGTCAGGAAGTCGATCTGCTGTCGCAGGTACAGGCCGGCAAACTGGATTTCCTGAAAGTCAGCGCCAGCGTGCTCGAACGCTTCCATCCCGCCTACAAGGTTCTCAACCTGCCCTTTACTTTCCGCGATCGCGCGCACTGGCTGAAAGTAACGAGCAACGAGGTTGGCAACGACATTCTGGCCTCGACCACATCGGCCGGCCTCACTGGACTGACCTTTTACGACGCCGGCGCGCGCAGCTTCTATGGGCGGAAGCCGATCTTTCATCCCGACGATCTCAAGGGCATGAAGATTCGCATCCAGCCATCGGAGACCATGGTCAAGCTGATGCAGCTGTTCGGCGCCGAAGGCATCGAGCTGTCATGGAGCAATGTCTATGTCGCGCTGAAGTCGGGATTGGTCGATGGTGCAGAGAACAGCGTGGCTGCGCTGATTGTCGGTAAGCATGCTGAAGTCGCGACGCACTACTCGTTCGACGAACACACCATGATTCCGGACGTGCTGCTGGTAGGCGCCGGCCGGCTCAACAGCATGACGCCGAAACAGCGGGAGATCATCCGCGAAGCCGCCGCCCTGTCCTATCATCACATGAACGAGCTGTGGACCGCATTCGAGGCGCAAACGCGCCTGCAGGTCGAAGCGATGGGCGTGACATTCGTCAAGCCGGACAAGGCACCCTTCATCGCGAAGGCAGCGCCCCTCGCCGACATCTATGCCGGCGAGGAGGCGTCACGAACGTTGCTGCGCAGGATCGCGCAGGCATAGGTCGTTTGATCGGGCTTATTTGACGCCGAGCAGTTCGACGTCGAAGATCAACGTCGCATTTGGCGGGATCACGCCGCCAGCACCACGCGCGCCATAGCCGAGATCCGGCGGAATGATCAGCGTGCGCTTGCCACCGACCTTCATGGTGGCGACGCCTTCGTCCCAGCCCTTGATGACACGCGACATGCCGATCGGGAATTCGAACGGCTCGTTGCGATCGACCGACGAGTCGAATTTCTTGCCCTTGACGCCGTTCTCATAGAGCCAGCCGGTGTAATGCATCACGCAGGTCTGTCCCTTGGCCGGCGTTGCACCGGTGCCAACGGTGGTGTCTTCGATCTTGAGGCCTGAAGCTGTGGTCATGGTTTTTCCTGCGGCTGGCGCCATTTTCTGCGGCGCTTGTTTTTGAGGCGCTTGCGCCATGGCGGAAGAAAGGGAGACGTCGGACACGGCCACGATCACGGCCGCACTGAGCGCGACGGCCGTGGCTCTGACGGCACGCTGGGAGTTTCGCATCATGTCTCCTGGATGGTTGGGTCTGCGAGCGGCGCAGTCATGCCCCGTCATCGCACCGCAACGCAAGTCCTGGCAATGCCGAATCCCGAAGCCGCGATCCATAGAGATCGGTCAATGAGGATGCTTGAATCGGTCCTCAGTCAGGCTTCAAGCTGCGTCGGGCCAGCTGACCCTTGTAATTTTCAAGCAACCGGGTCGCCAACTCTGTCGCCTCATCGCTTGCCTGGATCGAGCGACTGTCGGACATCGGCTCTGCGAGCGAGGCCGGATGTTTGAAGCTGAACGAGCGGATGACGCGATCGATGGCTGCTTGCATGGATAACTCCCGATGGCGACAGGAACTCCGCGTTTCGCGGAAAGTTCCTGATCAGTCAGCCGGAGGGCACCGCAGGTTCAAGGCAGCAGCACGGCCGCTGCAAAGCCGTAACATGGCCATTTTGGCTACAAATGTTGCTAAGCGCCTGCTTCTGCTGCGAATTGCAGCCCTTTGAAAGTCAGTCGCTTGGGGTCGCGAACGCCCGCCAGATACAGGCCGCGAATGAAGTGGGTCACCATGTCGCGATCACAACCGGTCAGAACGACCACAGCATCGACGGCTGTCTTCTGGGCATCCATATCGGTCCTCGCGCCGCACAGGCGGCCTGCTCCGCGCGCTCCAAATCGCCGGATGACCAAAACATGCCCGATTCCGGGATTTGCGGATATACGCGGATCACCCCTGCGCAAGCTCCGCCACAGCCTCGCGCAGGCCTCCTTGCCAGCAAATCATGCGTAAGATTGCCGTAAATCGCAGATAGTTGATGCGTTGCCGCGCTGTCGGCTGTAAACCGCAGCGGAGTTTCGGCCATTGCCTGGATGTTTGCCCGGCTGCCGCACCCGACAATGCCCCACCCCAAACCAAAGAAAGCGACAAGGCCTCGTTCATGTCATTTAAGGAACCCAGCTTCGCAGATCGTCAGAAGGCTGCGATCGAAGCCAGGAAGAACATTCTGAACAAATTCAAGGCAGCACCGGGCCCCGATGATCCTGCCGTGAAGGCGCGCGCCGCCGAGCGCGAAGCCGCTGCCGTCGCACGCGCGGAAGCCAAGGCCATCCGCGACGCCGAGAAGGCCGTCCAGAAGGCCCGCGAAGCCGAGGAAGCCGCCGCTGCTCTAGTCCAGGCTGCGCGCGCGAAGGAAGAAGCCGCGCTTGCCCAGGCCGCGCTGGAAGCCCAGCAGAAAGCTGCCCGCGACGCCCGCTACGCCGCCCGCAAGAAGCGCAAATAAACACGAGATCAGCGTGCCATCATCCGATGGCACGCTGCCTGAATTGATTGTCCGAGGTCAATTCGTTTTGCCGAATTGCGGCTCGTCGGGTTTGACGAAATTGTTGCCGCTCGGGCCGTAGCCGGTGATCTGAATCACGGCGCCCTCTTCCCGTGTGCCGTCCCAATGCACCGCGCCAGCGGGATGCACCATGTAGCCGCCGGTCTTCATCGGGATCGATTTTTCGGGCACAAAGGCTTCGCCCGTGCCGGTGTACCAGGTGCCCGACAGCACCACGACGTGACGATCTTCCGGATGCTTGTGCGGCTTGCTCATGATGCCGGGCGGCCACTTGATCCGCAGCACATAGATGCCCTGCTTTGAGGGATCTCCGTAAAGTGTCGCGACTTCGACGCCAACACCGAACGGGTTCTTCCAGACTTCCTCGCCCTGATTGATGCGCACAAAGCCCATCTCATCGGTGGCGCTCCATGTCGTCACGCTTGGAAACAGCGTTGCAGCGATCAGACAAGTCGCCGCAACGACGACGCGTCGTTCTTTGTTCATCATGGCCTCCCCAGGCATTTTCTTGTGCGCGGAGGCTATGCCGAGTTTTCAGGTCCAGCAACGAGCAGCGCAATATGACAAGCCCGTCGCACGGACGGGCCCGTCACGGCGATGCGGCTGAAGACGTTACTTCTTCATCATTCCGTCTTCCTTCTTCATCATGCCGTCTTTCTTCATACCATCGTCCTTCTTCATACCGTCGTGAGACATGGCATCCTTCTTCATACCGTCGCCTTTCGACATAGTGTCCTTTTTCATGCCGTCATCCTTGCTCATCTTGTCCTGAGCGAACGCGGCAGGTGCCAGTGCGAGGCTGAGCGAGACGAGCGCGGCAGACACGCCGAGCGCAAACCTGGTGGAGACGGTCATGATGTTTTTCCTCTGATCCATTTCTGAAGCGCGACGTCTGTCGCTATGAACCAGACGTACGGAGATCGCGGTTTGTTACATCGCATCAAAAAAGTCTTGATGATGCATCCGACAGCCATTGCGTGCGACGCAACATCACTTGCCCGCCGGTTCGGAATGTATAAACGAAGGGGCGCGGTGACGGAGCAACAGGACGCGGGCGCATTTTGTCCCGCTCGGCACCAGACGAACACTTTCAGGAGTTACGCATGCTGACTCGCCGCCACATCCTTGGATCGGCCCTCGCCGTGCCTGCGATCCTTCGTTGCGGTATCGGTACGGCGCAGGTAGCGACTACACTGAAGATCTCGCACCAGTTTCCCGGCGGCACCATCGACAACGGCGACTTCCGCGACCGTCTGGTCCGCACTTTCGCAGCCGCCATTGCCAAGCAGAGTGGCGGCGACCTTGTTGCCGAGGTTTATCCGGATTCGTCGCTGATCAAGGCGGATGCGCAATTTTCCGCCATGCGCAAAGGGACTCTCGATCTCAGCCTTTATCCTTTGCCCTATGCCGGCAATGAATTGCCAGAAGCGAATATCGGCCTGATGCCCGGTCTGGTCTCGACCTACGATCAGGGCCTGCGCTGGAAGAACCTGCCGATCGGCAAGGCACTGAGCGACATTCTCGCCGACAAGGGCATCATGCTGCTGACCTGGGTCTGGCAGGCCGGCGGTGTGGCTA
It contains:
- a CDS encoding Isoquinoline 1-oxidoreductase subunit, with the translated sequence MRAETRVKTLVVVATLGMSMLTAYAAGQGASKGLASPESFNGIADTNARSAAIFTELGKVLTHPRCVNCHPAGDVPRQGDARRLHQPPVTRGPDGHGTAAMRCNSCHKDANFEPGRIPGHHEWHLAPREMAWEGKTVAEICAQIKDPARNGGRKVEDLIDHIGKDTLVGWAWAPGYGRAPAPGTQAEAGALVEAWAKTGAACPG
- a CDS encoding (2Fe-2S)-binding protein — protein: MTTLGITINGQVHAPTEVRDDLSMNDFLREYLGMTGTKFGCGAAQCLSCVVIVDEPDGSCHTNPTCVTSAASFHGKAIRTVEGHAKNGELSPLQKAFIRHFAFQCGYCTAGFLNEGQVLLEQMAKTPVPRAGLEERIVEALDGHLCRCTGYVKYHEAVILSDAKRYLIQEPRG
- a CDS encoding xanthine dehydrogenase family protein molybdopterin-binding subunit, translated to MRTSRREFMKWVSVGGISLSLSHLAAAEPVAFPARETLPGRGKLNPAIGGAGRVDGVAKVTGSKLYASDFRANDLPGWPEKTSHAILVRAPDATHVYLGMDLARLSGALKPTVIVTAADLARINARVPAFYEGDLFCPVGKTPLYMGQPVALLIFETFDSYDRARIALRDGTFVQFGEETGPIELPNYAAYRFTRVAGATPDAPDVYSPVLAGWVTPGRTQASALPVWSSTAHKNETGYEKAAVYGDRIRAEIAASESSALVLDRTFDTQSVDPMFLEPECGLGWYSAKDKALELVLGVQSPYEAAESIAFLLGEAKAPFKPSEINAQFAYVGGGFGGRDHTPFILYVTLAAMFFPDRPVRLAHDRYQQFQAGIKRHAIKMRSRMSVDRASGKITAFAADHVLDGGGLANFSANVATCAATAAIGIYDVPKVDVTTVAQHTRGVTAGSMRGYGSLQTMTALEVLIDEAAHALKLDPIDFRRRNALKQDGRTMTGNPYIVSVRSLEVLDKLEQHPIWQQRAAEKARAASGVLVGTGVACVTKDYGTGGDSSNGRVELSPDGRIAIFCDHVEMGNGIGTALANRVALHLGSIADEVAVSQVGVFDALELVTSGDCYTMDQKTQDKAEKDPRWVPSISSATSASIGAHVGTHAAAEAARAIFRFGLWPAALALWNIGPRDPRARDFAKAEWKDGLLTMVGLPSLPLAKLAATAHARNLVTGAVAHGFSRWAWARARFPIGSEQYRAEIDGLALRRGAGKFTRINRTSVLFPPTDNNRMGTAYTSACGATVRVEIEKATGALRIAKAYTAFECGQALVPEVVLGQAQGGFAMGVSYTLLETLPPFEGGPGNGQWNLGQYLVARGSDLSLRDVEIELMPPLTPDELPKGMAEVVMIPIVPALLNAIHDAIGHRFAALPVTQAMLKGALA
- a CDS encoding DUF1801 domain-containing protein; protein product: MAKKTPSTSTEINEAGSPSALIDTKIKELGDWRGEMLASVRKIIRQAVPDVVEEWKWRGVPVWEHAGIICTGETYKAVVKMTFAKGASLDDPSGLFNSSLDGNTRRAIDIHEGDKINEKALKALICAAAALNTSTRKKPKKA
- a CDS encoding FkbM family methyltransferase, with protein sequence MRQGAIRRNDDGLSALLQPARPTAVVDIGANPIDGDPPYKPMLQSGLCRVTGFDPHPQALAQLQARKGAFETYLPYAVGDGGSHTLNICRGIGFASLLQPEPKTLTHFPNFTELGRVVDRLPLDTRRLDDIAEIEHVDLLKIDIQGGELSVFRNGHSKLAKAVAIQTEVSFVPLYEKQPVFGDIDLELRSLGFIPHMFAAINKKMIAPMMGPNPAAAINQLVEADVVYVRDFIQAEAMDSEQLKHLALIAHHCYGSFDLALNCVHHLASRGAVAPDAKNRYIALLQANRPKVAGGRL
- a CDS encoding TRAP transporter substrate-binding protein → MLSRRRLLLTAGLAVACPAVLRAEPLKMRLAHSLPTTHPVHPAMQHFADLARERSQGELDIALFADGQLGQEVDLLSQVQAGKLDFLKVSASVLERFHPAYKVLNLPFTFRDRAHWLKVTSNEVGNDILASTTSAGLTGLTFYDAGARSFYGRKPIFHPDDLKGMKIRIQPSETMVKLMQLFGAEGIELSWSNVYVALKSGLVDGAENSVAALIVGKHAEVATHYSFDEHTMIPDVLLVGAGRLNSMTPKQREIIREAAALSYHHMNELWTAFEAQTRLQVEAMGVTFVKPDKAPFIAKAAPLADIYAGEEASRTLLRRIAQA
- a CDS encoding FKBP-type peptidyl-prolyl cis-trans isomerase is translated as MRNSQRAVRATAVALSAAVIVAVSDVSLSSAMAQAPQKQAPQKMAPAAGKTMTTASGLKIEDTTVGTGATPAKGQTCVMHYTGWLYENGVKGKKFDSSVDRNEPFEFPIGMSRVIKGWDEGVATMKVGGKRTLIIPPDLGYGARGAGGVIPPNATLIFDVELLGVK
- a CDS encoding DUF6481 family protein, with product MSFKEPSFADRQKAAIEARKNILNKFKAAPGPDDPAVKARAAEREAAAVARAEAKAIRDAEKAVQKAREAEEAAAALVQAARAKEEAALAQAALEAQQKAARDARYAARKKRK
- a CDS encoding cupin domain-containing protein translates to MNKERRVVVAATCLIAATLFPSVTTWSATDEMGFVRINQGEEVWKNPFGVGVEVATLYGDPSKQGIYVLRIKWPPGIMSKPHKHPEDRHVVVLSGTWYTGTGEAFVPEKSIPMKTGGYMVHPAGAVHWDGTREEGAVIQITGYGPSGNNFVKPDEPQFGKTN
- a CDS encoding pentapeptide MXKDX repeat protein, whose amino-acid sequence is MTVSTRFALGVSAALVSLSLALAPAAFAQDKMSKDDGMKKDTMSKGDGMKKDAMSHDGMKKDDGMKKDGMMKKEDGMMKK